A window of Apium graveolens cultivar Ventura chromosome 8, ASM990537v1, whole genome shotgun sequence contains these coding sequences:
- the LOC141679116 gene encoding uncharacterized protein LOC141679116 encodes MEISLIADTISAAASPGALHISSVIFPIDAVAPPPVKRSYIPKAPRSLVRKRCRTRRGSLTGGDDDEGGFFGGDGPFGGGGGGGGGGWNFDGSDWEESSASWSDPAFDFVYEVMSWIALSNCLLYAVKKVLRLGGAADREKAPTIC; translated from the coding sequence ATGGAGATCTCTCTGATCGCCGATACGATCTCCGCTGCTGCCTCTCCCGGCGCTCTACACATCTCCTCCGTCATTTTCCCCATCGACGCCGTCGCTCCGCCGCCGGTAAAGCGCAGTTACATCCCCAAAGCGCCTCGGTCGCTTGTGAGGAAGCGGTGCCGTACGAGACGGGGGTCATTGACCGGCGGAGACGACGATGAAGGCGGGTTTTTCGGTGGAGACGGTCCGTTCGGCGGCGGCGGTGGTGGAGGCGGCGGTGGATGGAATTTTGATGGATCGGATTGGGAGGAGTCGTCGGCGTCGTGGTCTGATCCGGCGTTTGATTTTGTTTATGAAGTAATGTCGTGGATTGCGCTTTCGAATTGCTTGCTTTATGCGGTTAAGAAAGTTTTGAGACTTGGCGGTGCTGCTGATCGCGAGAAGGCTCCGACTATCTGTTGA